One region of Ailuropoda melanoleuca isolate Jingjing chromosome 19, ASM200744v2, whole genome shotgun sequence genomic DNA includes:
- the PAQR8 gene encoding membrane progestin receptor beta isoform X1, with the protein MHSFIHSSNITDSFIHSFIKYYGGYSLQVPPAAMTTAILERLSTLSVSGQQLRRLPKLLEDGLPKMPCTVPETDVPQLFREPYIHAGYRPTGHEWRYYFLSLFQKHNEVVNVWTHLLAALAVLLRFWAFAEAEALPWASARSLPLLLFILSSVTYLTCSLLAHLLQSKSELSHYTFYFVDYVGVSVYQYGSALAHFFYSADQAWYELFWLFFLPAAAFCGWLSCAGCCYAKYRYRRPYPVMRKICQVVPAGLAFVLDISPVAHRVALCHLAGCQEQAAWYHTLQILFFLVSAYFFSCPVPEKYFPGSCDIVGHGHQIFHAFLSVCTLSQLEAILLDYQGRQEIFLQRHGPLSVYMACLSFFFLAACSAATAALLRHKVKARLTKKDS; encoded by the coding sequence GTCCCTCCGGCAGCCATGACGACCGCCATCTTGGAGCGCCTGAGCACGCTGTCGGTGAGCGGGCAGCAGCTGCGCCGCCTGCCCAAGCTCCTGGAGGACGGCCTTCCCAAGATGCCCTGCACCGTCCCCGAGACCGACGTGCCGCAGCTCTTCCGGGAGCCCTACATCCACGCGGGCTACCGCCCCACGGGCCACGAGTGGCGCTACTACTTCCTCAGCCTCTTTCAGAAGCACAACGAGGTGGTCAATGTGTGGACCCACTTGCTGGCCGCCCTGGCCGTGCTCCTGCGATTCTGGGCCTTCGCCGAGGCCGAGGCCTTGCCGTGGGCCTCCGCGCGCTCGCTGCCGCTGCTCCTGTTCATCTTGTCGTCCGTCACTTACCTCACGTGCAGCCTTCTGGCCCACCTGCTGCAGTCCAAGTCGGAGCTGTCGCACTACACCTTCTACTTCGTGGACTACGTGGGCGTGAGCGTCTACCAGTACGGCAGCGCCTTGGCCCACTTCTTCTACAGCGCCGACCAGGCCTGGTACGAGCTCTTCTGGCTCTTCTTCCTGCCGGCGGCTGCCTTCTGCGGCTGGTTGTCTTGCGCGGGCTGTTGCTATGCCAAGTACCGTTACCGCAGGCCTTACCCGGTCATGAGGAAGATCTGTCAAGTGGTGCCGGCAGGGCTGGCCTTCGTCCTAGACATCAGCCCCGTGGCACACCGCGTGGCCCTGTGCCACCTGGCTGGCTGCCAAGAGCAGGCAGCCTGGTACCACACCCTCCAGATCCTCTTCTTCCTGGTCAGCGCCTACTTCTTCTCCTGCCCGGTTCCCGAGAAGTACTTCCCGGGTTCCTGTGACATTGTGGGCCATGGGCATCAGATCTTCCACgcctttctgtctgtctgtacGCTCTCCCAGCTGGAGGCCATCCTTCTGGACTACCAGGGGCGGCAGGAGATCTTTCTGCAGCGCCATGGCCCCCTGTCTGTCTACATggcctgtctttctttcttcttcttggcGGCCTGCAGCGCTGCCACCGCAGCCCTCCTGAGACACAAAGTCAAGGCCAGACTGACAAAGAAAGATTCCTGA
- the PAQR8 gene encoding membrane progestin receptor beta isoform X2 codes for MTTAILERLSTLSVSGQQLRRLPKLLEDGLPKMPCTVPETDVPQLFREPYIHAGYRPTGHEWRYYFLSLFQKHNEVVNVWTHLLAALAVLLRFWAFAEAEALPWASARSLPLLLFILSSVTYLTCSLLAHLLQSKSELSHYTFYFVDYVGVSVYQYGSALAHFFYSADQAWYELFWLFFLPAAAFCGWLSCAGCCYAKYRYRRPYPVMRKICQVVPAGLAFVLDISPVAHRVALCHLAGCQEQAAWYHTLQILFFLVSAYFFSCPVPEKYFPGSCDIVGHGHQIFHAFLSVCTLSQLEAILLDYQGRQEIFLQRHGPLSVYMACLSFFFLAACSAATAALLRHKVKARLTKKDS; via the coding sequence ATGACGACCGCCATCTTGGAGCGCCTGAGCACGCTGTCGGTGAGCGGGCAGCAGCTGCGCCGCCTGCCCAAGCTCCTGGAGGACGGCCTTCCCAAGATGCCCTGCACCGTCCCCGAGACCGACGTGCCGCAGCTCTTCCGGGAGCCCTACATCCACGCGGGCTACCGCCCCACGGGCCACGAGTGGCGCTACTACTTCCTCAGCCTCTTTCAGAAGCACAACGAGGTGGTCAATGTGTGGACCCACTTGCTGGCCGCCCTGGCCGTGCTCCTGCGATTCTGGGCCTTCGCCGAGGCCGAGGCCTTGCCGTGGGCCTCCGCGCGCTCGCTGCCGCTGCTCCTGTTCATCTTGTCGTCCGTCACTTACCTCACGTGCAGCCTTCTGGCCCACCTGCTGCAGTCCAAGTCGGAGCTGTCGCACTACACCTTCTACTTCGTGGACTACGTGGGCGTGAGCGTCTACCAGTACGGCAGCGCCTTGGCCCACTTCTTCTACAGCGCCGACCAGGCCTGGTACGAGCTCTTCTGGCTCTTCTTCCTGCCGGCGGCTGCCTTCTGCGGCTGGTTGTCTTGCGCGGGCTGTTGCTATGCCAAGTACCGTTACCGCAGGCCTTACCCGGTCATGAGGAAGATCTGTCAAGTGGTGCCGGCAGGGCTGGCCTTCGTCCTAGACATCAGCCCCGTGGCACACCGCGTGGCCCTGTGCCACCTGGCTGGCTGCCAAGAGCAGGCAGCCTGGTACCACACCCTCCAGATCCTCTTCTTCCTGGTCAGCGCCTACTTCTTCTCCTGCCCGGTTCCCGAGAAGTACTTCCCGGGTTCCTGTGACATTGTGGGCCATGGGCATCAGATCTTCCACgcctttctgtctgtctgtacGCTCTCCCAGCTGGAGGCCATCCTTCTGGACTACCAGGGGCGGCAGGAGATCTTTCTGCAGCGCCATGGCCCCCTGTCTGTCTACATggcctgtctttctttcttcttcttggcGGCCTGCAGCGCTGCCACCGCAGCCCTCCTGAGACACAAAGTCAAGGCCAGACTGACAAAGAAAGATTCCTGA